In Campylobacter massiliensis, the DNA window AAAATTTATCTACGCTCTTGGAACCTCGCCCCTTACGAGCTGGAGGGCGGCGCGGACGCGGCGAGCTTTCGCGCGCTTGATACCGGCAGATACTCCTACGCAAACGTCGGCATGGACGCTAGTAGCGTATTTTGCGGCGCTCGCAAGATGACGGGGCTAGATCCCGCGCGCACGCAAAAGATCGGCTCTCGCTACTACAGCGACGGGCGCGTTAGCTACTTCTGCTCGGACGTCACGCAGCGCACGGGCGGCGCGATAAGCTATATTTACAAGGTATTTTTCCATGCGTTCGGGCTCTCAAAATGGCCGCAGGAGTACAACTACCCCTACGCTAGACTTGATACTAGCGCGCCTATCTCGCCGCTGACCGAGAGCCCTTACGTCGCAACCGACGGCGAGCGGGTCTTTTATGAGGGTAAAATTTTAGCGGGTGCGGATGCAAAAAATCTAAAACAGATAAGGCTAAAAATCATACACGAAGACGGCCCCGGCTCGCCCGCGCACTTTCGCCCGGTCGATCGGTGGCTGAGCGACGGACGCAGCGTCTATGCGGACGGCGAGAGGCTAAATTTCACGCCTAGCGAGCAGATGTATCTCGTGGAGCCAAACGCCGGCATAGAGTTTCTTTATGATCCGAAGGCGGGCGCGGTGCTGATGAACGGCGAGAGATTTGAGGCTGCAAACGAGCCCTATACGCCGCTAAATTTTCAGAGCGGGCATCAGGAATACATGCTGTTTGCGAGCAAAAACGGCATATTTTATCTAAGCAAGGATAAAATTTTAAATCGTCCGCGCGGTAGTGGCGCCGAGGGCCGGCTCAAAGACGCGCTTTGGTACGTGTATTATAAATTTGGCGCAGACGCCAGCTGGCTAAGCGCGCTAAAAAGGGCGGGCGACAATCCGTTTAAAGGCGCCGTGCGGCAGATCTCGGAAAAGCTTTTTAAAGACGACGCGGGATTTTACTATCTAAATTTCTACTCGCATAGCGTTTACGTCACGGGCCGCAGCGGCAGGCATCTGGATAAGCGGACAAATTTCATCGATCTACGAAAGATCACGCTAGACGTGCATGGCGAGGAGGTGATGGCGCAGATCGCGGACGAGGCGGCGCGAAACCCCGAAATGTCGCAGCAGGTCTTTACCGCGCAGGACGTGGAGTATGAAAACGGCGCGGCCTTTTATATGTATTGCCTCGCGGCGGTTTTATTGCTCGGAGCTTGGATTTATAGCTGCCTTAGAAAGCGCAGCTTGCGCCGCGGTTAAATTTACCTCAAATTTGCTCTAAATTTACGGCCTTTTTTACCGATTTATTACGATTTCTAGTTAAAATCGCAGTGAAAAAAAATCAAAAGGAAATCCAATGGAAAACAAAATCATGGATAGCGTCAGAGGCGGCTTTTGGACGAAGCCCGTCATTATTTTCGTCTTGCTTTTGCTGCTACTTATCCCGCTAGGCTTCATCAGCTCGATGATCTCTGACCGTGCCTACGTCAAGCGCACCGCCGAGGAGTCCATCATGCAGCCCGTCGGCGGCACGCTTAGGATCGAGGGCGTTTTGATCTCGGTACCGTATAAAAAACAAGCGGCGATCTACAACGAAAACGGCGTACCTACGGTATCGCAGACCACCGAGCAAATCATGATAGCGCCGCAGTCCTATGAGCTATCGACCCGGCTAGATCCGCAGTATCTAAAGCGCGGTATCTTTAGCGTGCCCGTTTTTAACGGCGAAGTCGCGCTAAAAGCAAAATTTGCGCCGCTAAATTTCGAGCAGCTAAATATCGCGGAAAGCGACGTTTTGCTAAGCGAGGCGACGCTGATTTTGGGCGTAGGCAGCAAAAAGACCTTTACCGCATTTCCCGCGCTAAAAGCAAACGGACAGGATCTCGCGCAGTCTTTTGCCCCGCCTAAATACTCGCCCTTTGGGCAAAGCGTTCACTACAGGCTACCCGCAAATTTAGCAAGTGGCGGCTTTGAGCTAGCGGGCACGCTATCTATGCAGGGCGGACAGAGCGTGAGTTTCGTTCCCGTCGGGCAGGATAATAAATTTGACGTAAAATCCTCGTGGAGCTCGCCGTCTTTTAGCGGCGGCTGGCTGCCTAAATCACGCGAAGTTACTAGCAGTGGCTTTAACGCGCAGTGGGAGATCTCGGGCCTTAGCACCGGCGTCCCGCAGGCGTGGATCATGGACGGCAGGCGCGAGATGGGGCTAGAGAGCGTCGAGGCTAGCTTCATCAGCCCCGTAAACAACTACTCGCTCATCGCGCGCTGCGTGACGTACGCGATCTTGTTTTTAGCGGTGCCGTTTTTGGCAATCTTTTTGTGCGAAATTTACAGCCGCGCCCGCATCCATCCGATCCAGTACCTACTCATCGGAGCAGCCGACGTGCTGTTTTACCTGCTCGTGCTCTCGTTTTCGGAGCATATTAGCTTTTTAGCTAGCTATCTCGTTGCGGCCGCAGCCGTGTGCGCGACGATACTTTTCTACGGCTCGGCGATCTTTCGGGCTCGCAAATGGGGCGTATTTATCGCGCTCGTACACGGGGTTAGCTACTGCTTACTCTACGGTATCTTGCAGTCCGAGGACTACGCGCTTTTGATGGGCAGCGTGATGATATTTGCGGTGATAGCGTTGGTGATGTATCTGACCAGGAAGATAGACTGGTACGAAAACGGGCTGAAAATTTAGCTTTTTTGGCTCGTCTCGCGAGTGCTTTTAAATGATTTCGTAAATTTCGCCCTGCGACAGACTACATGTCTAGTCTTGGGACGAAATTTACTTCAAAACATTTAAAATCCTCTCACGATACTTCGCCTTGACTTTTTCTATTCAAATTTGCAAATTTATAAATTTAATTCCATCAAAATTTACAAAATCTGCGACGCTTTGCGTCAGCAAAGCAATGTCGCCACCTCTAACGTGCAGTGGGGATGGTGGGGGTTTGGAGGCGGAAGGGGCGACGCTTCGTAAGTAGAAACCCCTTCCGCCTCCCAAGAAAAAGAGAAAGGTGGATACAAAAGGAAGCTCTTTTGCTTCAGCTACGCTTCGCAACTGCTGGCAGAGCGTAATTCAAGCCCCTTCCCTCTTAACAAGAAAAAAAGATACTTTCAAGCATTGTATCAAATTTAAAAACCAAATTTAGCACCTTAAAGATGCAGGTCTCGGCAGGTAAAATTTAAAATTTATCCGAATTTAACGCTATAATCACGCTCGTTTTAAAAACGCACAAATTTAAAGGATAAAAATGAAAAATTTTCTCGCGCTATTTTTAGCGCTTAGTTTTGCCGCTTCGTCGCAGGCGTTCGGCGGCGAAAAGCCAAGCTCGGCGAAGCAAAACGCTCAAATTTTACCCCCGAGCGAGCTAAAATTTACCTCGCGCCCAAAGCTAAAAGGCAAGCAAACGGGCGAGCTTGAGATGAGGTTTAGCTACGACGTAGAAAGGACGGGCGAGTACGATCCGGAAAGCCGCCTCGAGCTAAACAACGTCTATGAGCGCATCTATACTCCGGACGGCGAGACGCTGTTTTACGGCAGGCTATACGGCTACATCAAGCCGCCCTTGCATCATCCGCAAAAGCAGATCGTAAAATTTATCAAAAGCGGCCAAGAGCGCTGGATCGAGATAGATTTTTATCATGCGGACGGTATGCATAGCGGCACGCTACAGCTGTGCTTGTGGGACGATATAAACATCGAAGTCAAGGAGGCTTTTGACGAAGGCAACGTCGCCGGACTATACAAATCAAGCAATAAATTCGACGTGATGCTGGGTATCTTTTCGGACAACAACAACTTCTCCTACTCTAGTAGCGGCAAACCGCGCCAAAAGCACTTTATCACGGTGCGCTCGGGCCCCAAGGAGGATTACTACGAAAACTACGACGAAAACGGCGCGATCGACAACACGAGCTACCAAAAGGACACGGTATTTATCTGGATAAAGACTTTTTATCCAAACGGCAGACTAAAGTCGCTCAACGACTACGAAAATAAGATCGAGCGGGAGTATGATGAGAGAGGGAAAATAATAAGAGACGAGAAATTTTGAGTTTTACGGCCCCGTCTTTTTGGTTTATACGTCGTTGGATTTAAATTTTACTCGGTCACTACCGACTAGGTAGCTCCCGTCGTAAAATTTAAATCCGCCTCGTCTAAACGCAAAAATACTTCGCCTTATCATTTTATGCTCAAATTTGACATTAAATTTATAAATTTGAGTCGCCTAGACCCGCATCTTGAAAATGTCAAATTTGGGTTAGTCGCAAATTTACGGCAAGCGATTTGCGCGCGTATTTTGCCGCCTTTGCTAGGAAGCGGGCCGAATTTATAACCGCAAAAGCAAAAAGCGGTAAAATGCGCTAAAAAAGGAAAATCAATAAAATGAGCGAAAATTTACAACATGGCAGTGCGGGCGGGCTGATTTTGGGTATAGAAAGCAGCTGCGACGACAGCTCGGTGGCGCTGCTCGACATAGAAACGCTGGAGCTAAAATTTCACAAAAAAATCTCGCAGGATGCCGAGCACTGCGCATTTGGCGGAGTGGTACCGGAGCTGGCCGCCAGGCTTCACACCGCCGCGCTGCCTAAAATTTTAGAGCAGATCAAAGCAGAACTACCCAGCGTAAAAGCCGTCGCCGTCACAAATGAGCCGGGGCTCTCCGTGAGCCTGGTGGGCGGAGTCGCGATGGCAAAGGCGCTCGCCTCGTCGCTGCGCGTGCCGCTAATCGCCGTAAATCACCTCGCCGGGCACGTGTATTCGCTATTTTTGTCGCAGGAGGCGCGGCTGCCCGCGGGCGTTCTGCTAGTTAGCGGCGGGCACACGATGGTGCTAGATATCGGCGCGGACGGGGCCGTGAGCGTGCTGGCGGCTACGATGGATGATAGCTTTGGCGAGAGCTTTGACAAGGTCGCAAAGATGCTGGGGCTGGGGTATCCGGGCGGCGTAGCGGTCGAAAAGGCGGCACAGGGGGGGCGCGAGAGGTTTAAATTTACTGTGCCGCTACTTGGCGATGCGCGCACGGCGTATAGCTTCTCGGGGCTCAAAAATCAGGTCCGAGTCGAAACCCAAAAGCTCGCCGAAAGCGGAAATCTCGGCGCACAGGACGTTGCCGACATCTGTTTTGCCTTTGAAAATACGGCTTGCAAGCATATTTTAAACAAGCTGGAAAAGATCTTTGCCCAGCGTAAATTTGAGCGTTTTGGCGTCGTGGGCGGAGCGAGCGCGAACCTAAATCTGCGCTCCCGTTTGCAAGCTCTGTGCGATAAATACGGCTGTGAGCTCATCTGCGCGCCGCTGGAGTTTTGCTCCGATAACGCCGCGATGATCGCGCGCGCCGGACGCGAAAAATACCTGCGCGGCGAGTTTGCGGGGCTTGATCTGCAGGCTAGTCCTAGAAGCGAGCTAAAGAGGATTTAGATTCGGCTTTTGGCTGAAATTTGCTTTTTGGCTCAAATTCGGCGATTATTACCCCAAATTTAGCTTTTTGTGGCGCTGTTGCGAGCGAGCGAGTATAAAGCACGGCAAATCTAAATTTGGCATGATGAGCTAAAAGCACCAAATTTATAGAATCTAAAATCGTTTCGCTAAAAAAATACCGCGACAATCGCCGCAAACGCTAAGACTGAATAAATTAAGATTTTGTCTATGCTTATATTTGTGCCGATTTTTCGCTCGTAAAATATGCTTAATTTGTATTCCGAGCTCTTAAGCGTGCGCCATGCCGCAAAAATCGCCATCACCAAAAGTAACGAGCAAAATTCTCGCGACGGCAAGCTTCTAAAATCCTCCAAAAATAAAATGGTCGCAAGAAGCGTCGCCAAGCAAAATAGCATAAAAAATATCCAGCTCAAAGCGAAGAAAAATACGGCGTCCATCCTGCAATCTATGCCGTGATTTTTATATGCTGCGACCCTAAAGCCGATATAAACGGCAAGCAATGCGCAAGATAGTATCGTGAGCGGGTTAAATAGCACAGAAAGCGTCATTTGGCTCGTCTCTGCGCCCAAGATAGACGCCATGGGCGCAAAAGTAACGAAGGCGCAAAAGTAAAAAAAGATAAATAAAATTCTAGCCTGGAAAATGACGCTAAGAACTGATTTTATGATTTTTAACAATTTTTTCCTTTAAACGTTTGGCGACTTAGGGCTTGAAATTTGACTACGATTTTAGCTAAATTTTAAATGAAATTTATCGACTCTCGTCTAGCTGGTCTTAAATTCGGCGTTGCTATACAATGTACTTACTTGAGCCGTTTAAATTTGAAATGCGGTGAGTCGCCTTTTGGTTTATAAATTTAGCTCTTTTATCGCTCGTAAGATTTCATCCTCTCGGGCTAAAAAATCCTTTGCGATGACGATAAATTCGTTATTTTTTAGCGAGGCGGCGTCGTAGATCGGCGCTTTGAGCGTCGCTAGATCGATCATCTTTGCTCCCGTGCCCGCAGCGATCATCTCGCCAGCGGCGTTGTCCCAGATAGAGCTTGGCGAGTAGCGCATGTATGCGCCCGCAAGATTTTCGGCGATGCGGCAGTATTTGATCGCCGAGCTTAGCCGCGCGATGTCAAAATTTAGAGCAGTCGCGAGCTTGCCCGCCGTTACGTTTTTGCCGCGTTTGCCGCTGATTATCGTTTGCGGCGCTCTCTCGTTTACGGCTAGAGTTTGCGGGATAAATGAGCCGTTTTTATAAGGCTCTTTTTGCGTTCGTCCGCCCTTTGCCGCGCTATAAATTTCGCCGGTAACGGGCACGTAGATAACGCCGAGGGCAGGGCGACCGTCCTCTATGAGCGCGATGCAGACGCAAAACTCGCCGCTACCGCCGATAAAATCCTTCGTGCCGTCTAGCGGATCGATGAGCCAAAACGTCCGCGCGGACTCGCCCAAAATCTTTTCCTCCGAGCAGATCGGGATTTGTGAGCTTTTTAGCGTTTCAAATATCGCGGCGTTTGCCGCAAGATCGGCCGAGGTCACGGGCGAATGATCGGTTTTTAAATTTACCTCAAAATCCCGGCCGTTTTTATTGCGCGCGCTTTCGTGCAAGGTTGAACGAGCTGCTAAAATCTCGTCGTCAAAGCCCTTGTGGGCGTAAAATTTCATTATCTCGTCGCCTGCTTTTGTAGCCGCAAGTTTGGCTAAGAGTAATAGTTCGTTTAAATTTTGCATTTTTGTTTCTTTTAAAAAGGCTTGTCTTTTGAGTGCTTTTTGTGGAGTTTGCTAAAATTTTGCTCGGCAGACTACATGTCTAGCCTACGCAAAATTTTCGCTGCACAACCCCAAAAATCATCTCAAAATACTTCGCCTTATTATTTTATATTCAAATTCGAGTCAAATTTGTAAATTCAGGCTTCAAATTCCGCTCGCCCAGACCTGCACCTTGAAAATACAAATTTTACCTTAGCTTAAAGAGTTAAGGCACCGTATTTTTTCGTCAGACGAGGCAGTGGCGAACGAGGCAAGGGAGCGTATATATAATACGTGATTGAAGCCGACTGAGCCACTAACGACGTATGGCGGAAAAAGACAAGCCGCCAAATTTAAAATTATTTCGGCGTTCTGTTCGTCTCTCCGACGTACAGCTGCCTTGGACGTACGATCTTGATACTCTCCTGCTCTTTTAGCTCTATCCATTGGCTAATCCAGCCGGGGATCCTACCGATGACGAAAATAACCGCAAACATATCGTTTGGTATACTAAGCGCCTTTAAAATCAGCCCCGAGTAAAAATCGACGTTCGGGTAGAGGTTGCGCGAGATGAAATACTCGTCGTTTAGCGCGATCTCTTCGATCTTTTTGGCGATTTTTAGAAGCTCGGTGTTTATGCCGATCTCGTCAAACAGCTGGTCGCACATAGATTTTAGCACCTTTGCGCGCGGATCGAAGTTTTTATACACGCGGTGACCAAAGCCCATTAGCCTAAACGGATCGTTTTTGTCTTTGGCGCGGGCGATGTATTTATCGACATTTTCTACCGAGCCGATCTGCTCTAGCTGGCGGATGACGCCTTCGTTCGCGCCGCCGTGAGCCCAGCCCCATAGCGCTCCTATACCCGCAGCGATACACGCATACGGGTGCGCGTGCGTCGAGCCCACCGTGCGTACGGTCGTCGTGGAGGCGTTTTGCTCGTGATCGGCGTGCAGCATAAAGACCGTATCAAGCGCCTTGACCTCGATCGGGCGCAAATTTACGTGCTCGTACGGGTAGCTCCTCATCATGTATAGGAAATTTTCCGTAAAGCCGCGGTCTAAATTTGGATAAATGATCGGCAATCCGCGCGAAAATCTATAAGAAAACGCCGCGATGGTCGGGATTTTGGCGATTATTCGCATCGCCATCTCGTGGTACTCCTCGGGCTTGTCCATGTTTAGGTGGTCGGAGTAAAACGCAGAAAGCGCCGAGACTGCCGCCTGCAGGATCGCCATCGGGTGCGCCTTATCCGGAAATGCGTCAAAGAGCTTCATCATGCCCTCGTGGATGAAACTGCGTTTTTTAAGCTCGAGTTTAAAGGCATCGTACTGCTGATCGTTGGGTAGCTCCCTGTTTAGCAGTAGATACGCCACGTCGATGAAAGTCTTGTGCTCGGCAAGATAGGCGATGTCGTAGCCGCGGTACATCAGCTCACCTTTTAGTCCGTCGATGTAGGTTATCGTGCTTTTGCACATCGCCGTCGAGGTGTAGCCGCGGTCAAACGTAAACATCCCCGTATCGCTAAAAAAGGTCGAGATGTCGATGACGTCGGGCCCCATGGTGCCATGAAGTATCGGAAAGTCGTAGCTTTTGCCGTTTCTGTTGTCGGTTAACGTAACCGTATCGCTCATCTTAGCTCCTTTGTAAATTTGATTTTACGCTCATTAAAATTTTAATACATATGGTGACTATTATAGCTTGAGTTAGGCTTGCTAGTATGAAAGAGAAGTAAAAATTTTCATTTATGCCGCCTGATTTGTAGGCTATGGTAGCAACGGCGATGAGAAGCGTTAGTGGCATCGAGTGCGAGAGCGCGAAAAGGACGGTGTTTTTTAGCCCGAGGATGTTTAAAAACACCGTGCTAGCCGCTAGTCTAAAGCCTATCATGACGCCCGTTATCAGCATCGCATCGCGCACGACCCCGTCTATCATAAAAGCGTTAAGCTTAAACGTCGAGCCGATGTGGACGAAAAAGGTCGGCACCAAAAAGCCGAATCCAAAGCTAGCAAGCTTGTGCGGAAGGTCTTTTTTGTGATCGAAAAACGTCGCGATAAAAGTCCCCGCCACAAACGCGCCGAAAGCTATCTCTAAATTTAAATAAAGCATAAGCGCGATGATGCCGAAAAACAGCGCCATACACAGGCGGATGTCTTTTTCCGAGTTGTCGTAGTGCGGCATCAGGATGACGCGCAGCTGCGGATACCACCAAAACAGCACGTTTAGCGTCTTGTACCCGATCACCGCCGCGGCTAAAAATCCGCTCAGATATATGACCGAAAATGCTAGCTCGCTACCCGCGCCAAATTTCATATACGCGCCGACGAAGGTTAACAGCGTGATACTCACGACTTCGCCGATCGAGCCGATGAGCATGCCGATATTTAGCCACTCCTCGTTTTTGCCGTACTCCTTAAACAGCGTAAATATCATGCCCACGGCCATCAGCGGCACGATGAGGAT includes these proteins:
- a CDS encoding DKNYY domain-containing protein — its product is MKKANNLSKFDKKALRLLFAVLFVPLFVSLVFIYELSVYDSSRELPADAQKIGGSDYYDIGGKIYLRSWNLAPYELEGGADAASFRALDTGRYSYANVGMDASSVFCGARKMTGLDPARTQKIGSRYYSDGRVSYFCSDVTQRTGGAISYIYKVFFHAFGLSKWPQEYNYPYARLDTSAPISPLTESPYVATDGERVFYEGKILAGADAKNLKQIRLKIIHEDGPGSPAHFRPVDRWLSDGRSVYADGERLNFTPSEQMYLVEPNAGIEFLYDPKAGAVLMNGERFEAANEPYTPLNFQSGHQEYMLFASKNGIFYLSKDKILNRPRGSGAEGRLKDALWYVYYKFGADASWLSALKRAGDNPFKGAVRQISEKLFKDDAGFYYLNFYSHSVYVTGRSGRHLDKRTNFIDLRKITLDVHGEEVMAQIADEAARNPEMSQQVFTAQDVEYENGAAFYMYCLAAVLLLGAWIYSCLRKRSLRRG
- the creD gene encoding cell envelope integrity protein CreD, producing MENKIMDSVRGGFWTKPVIIFVLLLLLLIPLGFISSMISDRAYVKRTAEESIMQPVGGTLRIEGVLISVPYKKQAAIYNENGVPTVSQTTEQIMIAPQSYELSTRLDPQYLKRGIFSVPVFNGEVALKAKFAPLNFEQLNIAESDVLLSEATLILGVGSKKTFTAFPALKANGQDLAQSFAPPKYSPFGQSVHYRLPANLASGGFELAGTLSMQGGQSVSFVPVGQDNKFDVKSSWSSPSFSGGWLPKSREVTSSGFNAQWEISGLSTGVPQAWIMDGRREMGLESVEASFISPVNNYSLIARCVTYAILFLAVPFLAIFLCEIYSRARIHPIQYLLIGAADVLFYLLVLSFSEHISFLASYLVAAAAVCATILFYGSAIFRARKWGVFIALVHGVSYCLLYGILQSEDYALLMGSVMIFAVIALVMYLTRKIDWYENGLKI
- a CDS encoding toxin-antitoxin system YwqK family antitoxin; amino-acid sequence: MKNFLALFLALSFAASSQAFGGEKPSSAKQNAQILPPSELKFTSRPKLKGKQTGELEMRFSYDVERTGEYDPESRLELNNVYERIYTPDGETLFYGRLYGYIKPPLHHPQKQIVKFIKSGQERWIEIDFYHADGMHSGTLQLCLWDDINIEVKEAFDEGNVAGLYKSSNKFDVMLGIFSDNNNFSYSSSGKPRQKHFITVRSGPKEDYYENYDENGAIDNTSYQKDTVFIWIKTFYPNGRLKSLNDYENKIEREYDERGKIIRDEKF
- the tsaD gene encoding tRNA (adenosine(37)-N6)-threonylcarbamoyltransferase complex transferase subunit TsaD; translation: MILGIESSCDDSSVALLDIETLELKFHKKISQDAEHCAFGGVVPELAARLHTAALPKILEQIKAELPSVKAVAVTNEPGLSVSLVGGVAMAKALASSLRVPLIAVNHLAGHVYSLFLSQEARLPAGVLLVSGGHTMVLDIGADGAVSVLAATMDDSFGESFDKVAKMLGLGYPGGVAVEKAAQGGRERFKFTVPLLGDARTAYSFSGLKNQVRVETQKLAESGNLGAQDVADICFAFENTACKHILNKLEKIFAQRKFERFGVVGGASANLNLRSRLQALCDKYGCELICAPLEFCSDNAAMIARAGREKYLRGEFAGLDLQASPRSELKRI
- a CDS encoding 3'(2'),5'-bisphosphate nucleotidase CysQ family protein; protein product: MQNLNELLLLAKLAATKAGDEIMKFYAHKGFDDEILAARSTLHESARNKNGRDFEVNLKTDHSPVTSADLAANAAIFETLKSSQIPICSEEKILGESARTFWLIDPLDGTKDFIGGSGEFCVCIALIEDGRPALGVIYVPVTGEIYSAAKGGRTQKEPYKNGSFIPQTLAVNERAPQTIISGKRGKNVTAGKLATALNFDIARLSSAIKYCRIAENLAGAYMRYSPSSIWDNAAGEMIAAGTGAKMIDLATLKAPIYDAASLKNNEFIVIAKDFLAREDEILRAIKELNL
- a CDS encoding citrate synthase — translated: MSDTVTLTDNRNGKSYDFPILHGTMGPDVIDISTFFSDTGMFTFDRGYTSTAMCKSTITYIDGLKGELMYRGYDIAYLAEHKTFIDVAYLLLNRELPNDQQYDAFKLELKKRSFIHEGMMKLFDAFPDKAHPMAILQAAVSALSAFYSDHLNMDKPEEYHEMAMRIIAKIPTIAAFSYRFSRGLPIIYPNLDRGFTENFLYMMRSYPYEHVNLRPIEVKALDTVFMLHADHEQNASTTTVRTVGSTHAHPYACIAAGIGALWGWAHGGANEGVIRQLEQIGSVENVDKYIARAKDKNDPFRLMGFGHRVYKNFDPRAKVLKSMCDQLFDEIGINTELLKIAKKIEEIALNDEYFISRNLYPNVDFYSGLILKALSIPNDMFAVIFVIGRIPGWISQWIELKEQESIKIVRPRQLYVGETNRTPK
- a CDS encoding cation:proton antiporter; translated protein: MQANGLGILIALAFIIFTSPYFSKILRIPIAPVEIILGSMAGYFGFIGHNEMFKIVSEVGFFYLMFLAGTEVDLKLFFTIDKKILKTGVIYLAILYLLSALLTFSFDLNRLFILIVPLMAVGMIFTLFKEYGKNEEWLNIGMLIGSIGEVVSITLLTFVGAYMKFGAGSELAFSVIYLSGFLAAAVIGYKTLNVLFWWYPQLRVILMPHYDNSEKDIRLCMALFFGIIALMLYLNLEIAFGAFVAGTFIATFFDHKKDLPHKLASFGFGFLVPTFFVHIGSTFKLNAFMIDGVVRDAMLITGVMIGFRLAASTVFLNILGLKNTVLFALSHSMPLTLLIAVATIAYKSGGINENFYFSFILASLTQAIIVTICIKILMSVKSNLQRS